The proteins below come from a single Methanothermobacter sp. genomic window:
- a CDS encoding glycosyltransferase, with protein sequence MRIGIIIPSLDDSGAARAASNLSHLLSERHEVHIITVYRHEPLQNWSGDFHVLDVPAASKEHSIITRTGLFINRLRALRRIKSELELDVSISISEALGIQNILTATADRPIVNHHTMLSRNENLADIYGRIVKTMVRMIYPRAEGIVCVSEESARDLTDHYGINPDLISVIPNSVPVCELADRMSMPEGWDDVFRDPVIVTAGRLTYAKGHWHLLRVFSELKKTMPQLKLMILGDGELRGYLHGLARGLGLETFTGGQPDDYDVYFMGFQRDPYGFIGHSELFVLPSLREALPMALIEAMALGVPVASADCGGPREILAPNSDPLFKTDNTEFADYGVLLPAFDGRKRGVHDKLSREERLWVETIRRLLSDRDILDFYSGRARKRSVDFSPGTVKERWFSFLDKIV encoded by the coding sequence ATGAGGATAGGAATCATAATCCCTTCACTGGATGATAGCGGAGCGGCCAGAGCAGCTTCCAACCTGTCTCACCTTCTCTCAGAGCGTCATGAAGTGCACATAATCACTGTGTATAGACATGAACCCCTCCAGAATTGGAGTGGAGACTTCCATGTTCTGGATGTTCCAGCAGCTTCAAAGGAGCATAGCATCATCACTAGGACGGGACTTTTCATAAACAGGTTGAGGGCTCTGAGAAGAATCAAATCTGAACTTGAACTTGACGTATCCATATCCATCTCAGAGGCCCTGGGCATCCAGAATATACTCACAGCAACAGCTGACAGACCCATTGTTAACCACCATACCATGCTTTCAAGAAATGAAAACCTTGCTGACATATATGGGAGGATCGTGAAGACCATGGTGAGGATGATCTACCCACGCGCTGAGGGAATTGTCTGCGTTTCAGAGGAGTCTGCTCGTGATCTCACCGATCATTATGGCATAAATCCTGATCTTATATCAGTCATACCAAACTCTGTACCTGTCTGTGAGTTGGCGGATAGGATGAGCATGCCAGAGGGATGGGATGATGTTTTCAGAGACCCTGTTATTGTAACAGCAGGAAGGTTAACTTATGCCAAGGGGCACTGGCATCTTCTCAGGGTTTTTTCAGAGCTTAAAAAAACAATGCCCCAGCTTAAACTGATGATACTCGGTGATGGGGAACTTCGGGGGTATCTTCATGGGCTGGCACGGGGTCTCGGTCTTGAAACGTTCACAGGTGGCCAGCCAGATGATTATGATGTTTATTTCATGGGATTTCAGAGGGATCCTTATGGATTCATTGGACATTCAGAGCTTTTTGTGTTACCATCATTGAGGGAGGCTCTTCCAATGGCCCTAATTGAAGCAATGGCTCTGGGCGTGCCTGTTGCAAGTGCAGATTGTGGCGGACCAAGGGAAATACTGGCCCCTAATTCAGATCCTTTATTTAAAACAGATAATACGGAATTTGCAGATTATGGAGTTCTGCTCCCTGCATTTGACGGTAGAAAAAGGGGTGTTCATGATAAACTTTCCAGAGAGGAAAGGTTATGGGTTGAAACTATAAGAAGATTGTTATCTGATAGAGATATCCTTGATTTTTACTCTGGAAGGGCGCGAAAGA
- a CDS encoding CDP-glycerol glycerophosphotransferase family protein has product MSFYESLVNFLLHSLIGRILRSIIVILNHFIPKRDDQILFESIPSISDNPAQLYRYMKTRNENYRMIWVVDEPKDGFDAPQYVRNTISEFWQFLRSRYIVTSHGYHLMIRSENQVYVNLWHGMPIKAMGYAERAPSILLEGVSDENYYLIATSTIMKNALATCFNQDARRIHITGQPRNDKLFRTLSKSSWDDFRKVILYTPTYRDGGEDASIFSLEDYVEDRLKEFLREHDAVFLVKLHPLDEGFRADESGNIQVLDPAMDIHDILGGVDVLVTDYSSVYFDFLLLDRPIVFAVPDLEEYRRRRGFVLEPFEFWTPGPKVRTFSEFLAELEKCINDEDYYRDERRMINELVNQYQDDRSSERVYKLVWGD; this is encoded by the coding sequence ATGTCATTCTATGAGTCTCTGGTGAATTTTCTGCTGCATTCACTGATAGGAAGGATACTTAGGTCAATCATAGTCATTTTAAATCACTTTATACCAAAAAGAGACGATCAGATACTGTTTGAAAGCATACCCAGTATCTCAGACAATCCCGCCCAGCTTTACAGGTATATGAAGACACGCAATGAGAACTACAGAATGATATGGGTTGTTGATGAACCAAAGGATGGATTTGATGCCCCACAGTATGTGAGAAACACCATTTCAGAGTTCTGGCAGTTCCTGAGATCAAGGTACATTGTTACATCCCACGGCTACCACCTCATGATAAGGTCAGAAAATCAGGTCTACGTTAACCTCTGGCATGGCATGCCAATTAAGGCAATGGGTTATGCTGAAAGGGCTCCCTCGATACTCCTGGAGGGGGTGTCTGATGAGAATTACTATCTAATCGCGACTTCGACAATTATGAAGAATGCCCTTGCGACTTGTTTCAACCAGGACGCCCGCCGTATACACATAACAGGTCAGCCAAGAAATGATAAACTCTTCAGAACACTCTCAAAGTCTTCATGGGATGATTTCAGAAAAGTGATCCTCTACACACCCACCTACAGGGATGGGGGTGAAGATGCATCAATATTTTCCCTGGAGGATTATGTGGAGGATAGGCTCAAGGAATTCCTCAGAGAACATGATGCAGTTTTTCTGGTGAAACTCCACCCTCTTGATGAGGGATTTCGAGCCGATGAGTCGGGAAATATCCAGGTTCTTGATCCAGCCATGGACATCCATGATATTCTGGGTGGTGTTGATGTTCTGGTGACGGATTATTCTTCGGTTTACTTTGATTTTCTTCTCCTTGATAGGCCCATTGTTTTTGCTGTTCCTGACCTTGAAGAGTACCGCAGGAGAAGGGGTTTTGTGCTTGAGCCCTTTGAGTTCTGGACCCCCGGTCCAAAGGTCAGGACTTTCAGTGAATTCCTGGCTGAACTTGAAAAGTGCATCAATGATGAGGATTATTACCGTGATGAGCGCAGGATGATAAATGAACTGGTGAACCAGTACCAGGATGACCGCTCATCAGAAAGGGTCTACAAACTGGTATGGGGTGATTGA
- a CDS encoding histidine kinase dimerization/phosphoacceptor domain -containing protein, with protein MNIYSTLSVLAFVSYLIMGAYPLKRNRGNLEWSFLLIALAMAWWALTLSIFYMTSSMEEALFMYILSGVARLLMPALFLNFALVLSAGERKINKVAPLISLTPSFLFIYLLLKTALTTPVIVFDDGLWNIELEKNGIWWLLFEIYLLGYFAAAVSIIWNHARTAPSYRERKMSTIIFMTSSLSLIACWVLNSFLPSVGVHSIQVLSHIISLLAMGGIAYALLHYPPITINPSIAGESIIDKVTDLVVLLDSQGRVIRLNYRAMKELGVEYAEDWKSLVAPEHHEILEAEFEFIRQNASGKGDYHHRPIKIDYITSRGRRIPVKLFISLIREDTDSIGYSLVAQDLRHTLRLKDRIEESREYERLTRMRLHEFRVINEAITLINHSESLEELFRNVFSLTHEHLSLKEGQAYIMDDGKPVAAEENWHGPGEIDPQSILEGLSLENVFVDDGIVSVAMRHGDDLLGFFVFRNGHEPDEYELKLLETIGAEAASTLKRIFYQEKLLKSLEEKELLLREIHHRVKNNLQVVSSLLNLQSSYIKDPQIVNTLKDSQGRVMSMSMIHEKLYRSENLSDIDVRGYIEGLVRSIMFSYQKPDQKVDVRFDIDDVKLNIDTIMPLGLIVNELVTNAFKYAFPNGNGELLVSLKRRGDRFVLRVADNGVGLPPDFNLDNLRSLGMLLVRNLTGQLDGKLEYTSGNGTEFQIEFSEIRYTERF; from the coding sequence ATGAACATCTACAGCACCCTATCTGTACTGGCATTTGTATCCTACCTCATAATGGGGGCCTACCCTCTGAAGAGAAACAGGGGCAACCTGGAGTGGAGCTTCCTCCTAATAGCCCTTGCCATGGCCTGGTGGGCCCTCACACTATCAATCTTCTACATGACATCCTCGATGGAAGAGGCACTCTTCATGTACATCCTATCGGGGGTTGCCCGTCTCCTGATGCCCGCACTCTTTCTCAACTTTGCTCTGGTGCTCTCTGCTGGTGAAAGAAAGATAAATAAGGTCGCCCCACTCATAAGCCTGACCCCATCCTTCCTTTTCATCTACCTGCTCCTTAAGACCGCACTCACAACACCTGTAATAGTATTTGATGACGGCCTCTGGAACATAGAGCTTGAGAAGAACGGGATCTGGTGGCTGCTCTTTGAGATCTACCTTTTGGGGTACTTTGCAGCCGCTGTGTCCATAATATGGAATCATGCAAGGACGGCCCCATCCTACCGTGAGAGGAAGATGTCCACCATAATATTCATGACATCCTCCCTCAGCCTCATTGCATGCTGGGTGCTCAACTCCTTCCTCCCCTCTGTTGGGGTGCACAGCATTCAGGTCCTCAGCCACATAATATCACTCCTGGCCATGGGGGGTATAGCCTACGCCCTGCTCCACTACCCACCCATCACCATAAACCCATCAATCGCCGGGGAGAGCATAATAGATAAGGTCACAGACCTTGTTGTTCTCCTGGACTCCCAGGGAAGGGTTATCAGGTTGAACTACAGGGCAATGAAGGAGCTTGGAGTTGAATATGCAGAGGACTGGAAGTCCCTTGTTGCACCTGAACACCATGAGATCCTTGAAGCAGAATTTGAGTTTATAAGGCAGAATGCCAGTGGAAAGGGTGACTACCACCACAGACCAATCAAAATTGACTACATCACCTCCAGGGGGAGGAGGATACCTGTAAAGCTCTTCATATCACTCATAAGGGAGGACACCGACTCAATCGGGTACTCCCTGGTTGCCCAGGACCTCCGCCACACACTCAGGCTCAAGGACAGGATAGAGGAGTCAAGGGAATATGAGAGACTCACAAGGATGAGGCTACACGAGTTCAGGGTCATCAATGAGGCCATAACCCTGATAAATCACAGTGAAAGCCTTGAGGAGCTCTTCAGGAACGTCTTCAGCCTCACCCACGAACACCTATCCCTTAAAGAGGGGCAGGCCTACATCATGGATGATGGGAAGCCGGTAGCTGCGGAGGAGAACTGGCATGGACCAGGGGAGATTGACCCACAGAGTATCCTGGAGGGCCTCTCACTTGAAAATGTCTTTGTGGATGATGGGATAGTTTCAGTTGCCATGAGGCATGGGGATGACCTCCTGGGATTCTTCGTGTTCAGGAACGGTCACGAACCAGATGAATACGAACTTAAGCTCCTTGAGACCATTGGGGCTGAAGCAGCGTCCACACTCAAAAGGATATTCTACCAGGAGAAACTCCTGAAATCCCTCGAGGAGAAGGAACTGCTTCTCCGTGAGATACACCACCGGGTCAAGAACAACCTACAGGTTGTATCAAGCCTCCTGAACCTTCAGAGCAGTTACATAAAGGACCCCCAGATTGTGAACACCCTCAAGGACAGCCAGGGGAGGGTGATGAGCATGTCCATGATACATGAGAAGCTCTACAGATCAGAGAACCTCTCTGATATAGATGTGAGGGGCTACATTGAGGGGCTTGTGAGGAGCATCATGTTCTCCTACCAGAAGCCTGACCAGAAGGTTGATGTGAGATTCGATATTGATGATGTTAAACTGAACATTGACACCATAATGCCCCTGGGTCTTATAGTCAATGAACTTGTAACGAATGCCTTCAAGTACGCCTTCCCCAACGGTAATGGTGAACTCCTTGTCTCCCTAAAAAGGAGGGGTGACCGGTTCGTCTTAAGGGTTGCTGACAACGGTGTGGGCCTACCCCCCGACTTCAACCTTGATAATCTCAGAAGCCTCGGCATGCTCCTTGTGAGGAACCTCACCGGCCAGCTGGATGGGAAACTTGAGTATACCTCAGGCAATGGCACGGAGTTCCAGATAGAATTTTCAGAGATAAGGTACACCGAAAGGTTTTAA
- a CDS encoding pseudomurein-binding repeat-containing protein codes for MLLACMVLLNTGEIYAQNTQGEEALLPDNMTPKTCSTVMEKNSTVAEIRGSLENASTPVAAAGPSVSRTDVEDAAVRVNAFIAKNRRLPLTVEVGDVKVNLAQFLQLESQYLLNRTPRLNQVQVPSETSGTVLKGSIYLKDYLEVAGRVLQSGGAPGYISFRDQRIGFQSLVWLFARAINFKVTNQRLPNYIRLDTLNSVKSSTPASNNSGSSDAASGNSGFTREQILSAAKSLKTYIDQKQSLPGYVQVSNQRLGIAQFLHLMVKCLNQINLGKNTPITPVKAGEAANPAGDATGTIKREEYLKIASLVEGFMERNQRAPNYAGSGKGRISYESLVYSISRILSFYSDNRRLPNAVTVTKLASSLKNRPENDPYMGESTGKYLSSSANCPVDNERIRSLAVSITSGLTSKFARASAIFCWVRDHIDYSFYYNTRYGALGTLQNRTANCVDHSHLLVALARAAGIPARYVHGTCNFTSGNTYGHVWAQLLVGDTWYAADATSSRNSLGIVNNWNTSSAVIKGIYASLPF; via the coding sequence ATGCTGTTGGCATGCATGGTGTTACTCAATACCGGAGAGATCTATGCCCAGAACACACAAGGTGAAGAAGCACTGCTTCCTGATAACATGACACCGAAGACCTGCAGTACAGTTATGGAGAAGAACTCCACAGTAGCAGAGATCAGGGGCAGCCTGGAGAATGCAAGTACTCCAGTAGCTGCAGCGGGTCCATCAGTCTCACGGACCGATGTTGAGGACGCGGCAGTTCGTGTCAATGCATTCATTGCAAAGAACAGGCGTCTGCCCCTCACCGTGGAGGTGGGGGATGTGAAGGTGAACCTGGCACAGTTCCTGCAGCTAGAATCACAGTATCTCCTCAACAGGACACCCAGATTGAACCAGGTACAGGTACCGTCAGAAACATCTGGAACCGTGCTCAAAGGCTCAATTTACCTGAAGGACTACCTTGAAGTTGCAGGTAGGGTGCTCCAGAGTGGAGGCGCACCTGGATACATCAGCTTCAGGGACCAGAGGATAGGATTCCAATCTCTTGTGTGGCTATTTGCAAGGGCAATTAATTTTAAAGTGACAAATCAACGCCTTCCAAATTATATCAGACTCGACACACTGAATTCAGTAAAGTCATCCACCCCCGCCAGTAACAATTCCGGCAGCAGCGATGCTGCCAGTGGCAACTCAGGGTTCACAAGGGAACAGATACTTTCCGCGGCAAAATCACTGAAAACATACATTGACCAGAAGCAGAGCCTACCCGGGTATGTGCAGGTGTCAAATCAGAGGCTTGGTATAGCCCAGTTCCTGCATCTAATGGTTAAATGCCTCAACCAGATAAATCTGGGGAAGAATACCCCTATAACACCGGTTAAAGCCGGTGAGGCAGCAAACCCTGCAGGGGATGCTACAGGTACCATAAAAAGGGAGGAGTACCTGAAGATTGCATCCCTGGTTGAGGGGTTCATGGAAAGGAACCAGAGAGCCCCAAACTATGCAGGTTCAGGTAAAGGTAGAATCTCGTATGAGAGCCTTGTATACTCAATTTCAAGGATTCTGAGCTTCTACAGCGACAACAGAAGACTACCAAATGCTGTGACCGTGACGAAGCTGGCGTCCTCACTGAAAAATCGGCCAGAAAACGACCCCTACATGGGTGAAAGTACAGGGAAGTACCTTTCATCATCAGCCAACTGTCCTGTGGATAACGAGAGGATAAGGTCCCTTGCAGTAAGCATTACCAGTGGACTTACATCAAAATTTGCAAGGGCATCGGCCATCTTCTGCTGGGTTCGTGACCATATAGACTACAGCTTCTACTACAACACAAGGTACGGTGCCCTGGGGACACTTCAGAACAGGACAGCCAACTGTGTGGACCATTCACACCTCCTTGTGGCCCTTGCAAGGGCTGCTGGGATACCTGCAAGGTACGTTCACGGGACCTGTAACTTCACATCAGGGAACACCTACGGTCATGTGTGGGCCCAGCTCCTTGTTGGCGATACATGGTACGCTGCAGATGCAACGAGCTCAAGAAACAGCCTTGGAATTGTAAACAACTGGAACACTTCCAGCGCAGTTATAAAGGGCATATACGCAAGTTTACCATTTTAA
- a CDS encoding cation:proton antiporter produces the protein MEFPLLREIVIIFSLALIVLIVLNRAKLPTILGFFVTGVIAGPSVLGLISSGSIESLAELGVILLLFTIGLEMSPERFGEFRKTALIGGTLQIGLTVLIVAFLTLILGLNPGKAVFMGFLIALSSTAVVLKVLQDLHETETPHGQASLAILIFQDVAAVPMILTIPFLAGAGGSTPIHTLLTGGAVLLGTLLSARWIVPRLFDVVAATRSREIFLLTVILVCASVTWLTGSAGLSPALGAFLAGLIVANTDYAHRAQGTILPFQEVFLSFFFVSLGMLLDVGFFIGHLPLIILALIGVMMIKLALNSFVGFIMGFSARVVVLTGVVLAQIGEFSFILSESGLRYGLMDRFTFQAFLSVSLITMALTPFLISLSPRISERIIQADIHPRIKNGRRYRKPEVNLEDHLIIIGMGITGRRLAETCEDHDIPYIGIDVNPETVRRARDEGLNVYYGDGTHVGVLRHFNVPEAAVMVVAIADYRSTVHAIHEARALNDRMKIIARIRGFENTENLYTAGADVVISEKREATERISEEIFSCYSGVCELEE, from the coding sequence ATGGAGTTTCCGCTACTCAGGGAGATAGTCATCATATTCAGCCTCGCGCTGATTGTCCTCATTGTACTGAACCGGGCTAAACTTCCAACCATACTGGGCTTCTTTGTAACAGGGGTCATAGCCGGCCCCTCGGTCCTTGGCCTCATATCCTCTGGCAGCATAGAGAGCCTTGCAGAACTCGGTGTCATACTCCTCCTATTCACCATCGGACTCGAAATGTCCCCGGAGAGGTTCGGTGAATTCAGGAAGACCGCCCTCATTGGGGGTACGCTGCAGATAGGACTTACAGTGCTGATCGTGGCATTCCTCACACTGATACTCGGGTTGAACCCTGGAAAGGCCGTCTTCATGGGTTTTCTCATCGCCCTGAGCAGTACCGCCGTTGTACTGAAGGTCCTCCAGGACCTCCATGAGACAGAGACACCCCACGGTCAGGCCTCCCTGGCCATCCTCATATTCCAGGACGTGGCGGCGGTGCCCATGATACTCACCATACCATTCCTTGCAGGTGCCGGTGGCTCAACACCCATTCACACCCTCCTTACAGGTGGCGCTGTGCTCCTTGGAACCCTCCTCTCCGCCAGGTGGATCGTCCCAAGGCTCTTCGATGTTGTTGCAGCCACAAGGAGCAGGGAGATATTCCTCCTCACCGTCATACTCGTATGTGCATCTGTAACCTGGCTCACCGGAAGTGCGGGACTATCACCGGCACTGGGCGCCTTCCTCGCAGGCCTCATCGTTGCAAATACAGACTACGCCCACAGGGCCCAGGGGACCATACTGCCATTCCAGGAGGTCTTTCTGAGTTTCTTCTTCGTATCCCTCGGGATGCTCCTTGATGTCGGGTTCTTTATCGGGCACCTGCCCCTCATAATCCTTGCACTCATTGGTGTTATGATGATAAAGCTCGCCCTCAACAGCTTCGTGGGCTTCATCATGGGCTTCTCAGCAAGGGTTGTGGTGCTAACAGGGGTTGTCCTGGCACAGATAGGTGAGTTCTCATTCATACTCTCTGAGTCAGGTCTCAGGTACGGGCTGATGGACCGCTTCACATTCCAGGCCTTCCTGTCGGTTTCACTCATAACCATGGCCCTAACCCCCTTCCTCATATCCCTTTCACCCAGGATCTCAGAGAGGATCATCCAGGCGGATATCCACCCCCGGATAAAGAACGGGAGGAGGTACCGTAAACCTGAGGTCAACCTCGAGGACCACCTGATCATCATTGGTATGGGCATAACCGGGAGGAGGCTTGCAGAAACCTGTGAGGACCACGACATACCCTACATAGGCATAGACGTTAACCCTGAAACTGTCAGGAGGGCCAGGGATGAGGGCCTCAATGTATACTATGGGGACGGGACCCATGTGGGTGTTCTCAGGCATTTCAATGTCCCTGAGGCCGCGGTTATGGTGGTGGCCATTGCAGACTACCGTTCAACTGTCCACGCGATCCATGAGGCCAGGGCACTGAATGATAGGATGAAGATAATCGCCCGTATAAGGGGATTTGAGAATACAGAGAATTTATACACTGCAGGGGCAGATGTTGTCATCTCAGAGAAGCGTGAAGCAACAGAGAGGATATCGGAGGAGATATTCAGCTGTTACAGTGGTGTCTGTGAACTTGAGGAGTGA
- a CDS encoding pseudomurein-binding repeat-containing protein, with the protein MVLSFLGSNVAGAVEISDNETLNGTETSDNQTLTEGDSQTSDDTDNQTSAQTEETGTPHGAIWVKAYDMGKVNLTELKKMGIKDVFLEQLAFNDARFSRNLTSFLGNASEQGIRVSAWVICLKDASGKWVDPTGRYAYNVTKTQKVTVKEPYKYYYTVTVKKAYTRYVKERYRVWYRDGGKLRYTWKYRYVKKTYYRYVKETRYTIKYRTVTKTVKTTETVYSYNRTYAENFIDNLTKRALSYISVPGVGGVHLDYIRYPGNAYQVPNSTETITGIVKRISEAVKSVNPNLLLSATVMPEKASNAYYYGQDYTKLAEYLDVLVPMAYRGNYNTGTSWIKNVTAYIKSKSLNAQVWTGIQTYRSDDDVTPVPADELRADINAVLSGGADGYALFRYGLIDREFMGVALSTNTMPSAANSVTAEMLRDAASRFKSFVESNYRLPGYVNINGVQVKNSEFLYLLAGFLTGADLEIRSFSEGSNTTLVAAGTIQRDGYLRIASDVWNYMSANGRAPSSISSSAGSLSFNTLVYLLSKVVAFEGANGRLPDHVTIDSSIFRGKYLASSANCPVYNPEIRSLAASITKGLSSTLQKATAIFNWVRDHIDYSFYYNTRYGATGTLKTRTGNCVDITHLLVALSRAAGIQARYVHAKCTFLSGNTYGHVWAQLYVNGKWVNADASSKMNSLGVIKNWKTATIKGYYAGLPF; encoded by the coding sequence ATGGTGCTATCATTTCTGGGCTCAAATGTGGCAGGTGCCGTTGAGATATCAGATAACGAAACACTTAATGGGACAGAAACCAGTGATAACCAGACATTAACAGAGGGTGACAGCCAGACATCAGATGATACAGATAACCAGACATCCGCCCAGACAGAGGAAACAGGCACACCCCATGGGGCCATCTGGGTTAAAGCCTACGATATGGGGAAGGTGAACCTCACAGAACTCAAAAAGATGGGTATAAAGGATGTCTTCCTTGAGCAGCTGGCCTTCAATGACGCCAGGTTCAGCAGGAACCTCACCTCGTTCCTCGGCAATGCATCAGAGCAGGGGATAAGGGTGAGCGCCTGGGTGATCTGCCTCAAGGATGCCAGCGGAAAATGGGTTGACCCAACCGGAAGATACGCCTACAATGTTACAAAGACACAGAAGGTCACGGTAAAGGAGCCATACAAGTACTACTACACCGTGACAGTGAAGAAGGCCTACACCAGGTATGTGAAAGAGAGGTACAGGGTATGGTACAGGGACGGCGGTAAACTAAGATACACCTGGAAGTACCGCTACGTTAAAAAGACATACTACAGGTACGTTAAGGAGACACGGTACACCATAAAGTACCGTACAGTTACAAAAACCGTTAAGACCACCGAAACAGTGTACAGCTACAACCGGACCTACGCAGAGAACTTCATAGATAACCTGACAAAGCGCGCCCTCTCATACATCAGTGTACCTGGCGTTGGCGGGGTGCACCTGGACTACATCCGATATCCAGGAAACGCCTACCAGGTCCCCAACTCCACAGAGACAATAACCGGAATAGTTAAGAGGATAAGTGAAGCCGTAAAATCAGTGAACCCCAACCTTCTCCTATCAGCGACTGTGATGCCAGAGAAGGCCTCAAACGCCTACTACTATGGACAGGACTACACAAAACTTGCAGAGTACCTGGATGTACTGGTTCCCATGGCCTACAGGGGTAACTACAATACAGGAACATCATGGATAAAGAATGTAACGGCCTACATCAAGAGCAAGAGCCTCAATGCCCAGGTCTGGACCGGAATTCAGACCTACAGGTCAGATGATGATGTAACACCAGTACCTGCAGATGAACTCAGGGCCGATATAAACGCGGTTCTGAGTGGAGGTGCAGATGGGTACGCCCTCTTCAGGTACGGCCTGATAGACAGGGAATTTATGGGTGTAGCACTATCCACAAACACAATGCCCTCCGCCGCCAATTCAGTAACCGCAGAGATGTTAAGGGATGCCGCCAGCAGGTTCAAGAGTTTTGTGGAGTCAAACTACAGGCTCCCCGGTTACGTGAATATAAATGGAGTTCAGGTCAAAAACTCTGAGTTCCTCTATCTGCTGGCAGGGTTTCTCACAGGCGCCGACCTGGAAATCAGGTCATTCAGTGAGGGATCAAACACAACCCTGGTGGCAGCAGGGACAATTCAGAGGGACGGCTACCTTAGAATTGCATCGGACGTCTGGAACTACATGTCAGCAAATGGCAGGGCTCCCTCAAGCATATCATCCAGTGCCGGGAGTCTGAGCTTCAATACACTGGTTTATCTGCTATCGAAGGTCGTTGCATTTGAGGGTGCAAACGGAAGGCTGCCAGACCATGTGACCATCGACAGTTCAATTTTCAGGGGAAAGTACCTTGCATCATCAGCCAACTGTCCCGTTTACAACCCGGAGATAAGGTCACTTGCAGCGAGCATAACAAAGGGTCTTTCATCGACACTGCAGAAGGCAACAGCCATATTCAACTGGGTGCGTGACCATATAGACTACAGCTTCTACTACAATACAAGGTACGGTGCCACCGGCACGCTGAAAACCAGGACAGGTAACTGTGTGGACATAACACACCTCCTTGTGGCCCTCTCAAGGGCTGCGGGTATACAGGCAAGGTATGTCCATGCCAAGTGCACATTCCTCTCAGGTAACACCTACGGCCATGTCTGGGCCCAGTTATACGTGAACGGAAAGTGGGTAAACGCCGATGCATCAAGCAAGATGAACTCCCTTGGAGTCATAAAGAACTGGAAGACTGCAACCATAAAGGGCTACTATGCGGGACTGCCATTCTAA